Proteins found in one Puccinia triticina chromosome 7A, complete sequence genomic segment:
- a CDS encoding DNA replication licensing factor MCM7, with protein sequence MSLISAANFKTKYDYSADIEVMKGFLTKTKGRSISASDLLDENEEGAELDTHNEDFDVEMDDEDGGSNQRLRYVEQMQLVADREQSKFVIDLEDLRRSRDPEQLRLLENISQNTLRYVQLFYRVIDELLPEPTDPISLRNKYDVLDVIMHQRREKNLMNDEAGEATFPPILTRRYNLYFRAPRSSTTLAVRQVKAVHLGKLISIRGIVTRVSEVKPLLLVNAFSCDACGSEIFQEVESRNLTPLTECPSEECVKNGTKGNLVMQTRACKFEPFQEVKLQEMADQVPVGHIPRSMTLHLYGPLVRSNSPGDVVNVTGIFIPTPYQGFKGVRAGLLTDTYLECHHISQLRKSYESLEITPEIISEIEEMANNEHNFYDRLANSIAPEIYGHQDVKKILLLLLIGGVSKEVGDGMKIRGDINVCLMGDPGVAKSQLLKYISKVAPRGVYTTGRGSSGVGLTAAVMRDPVTDEMVLEGGALVLADNGICCIDEFDKMDESDRTAIHEVMEQQTISISKAGITTTLNARTSILAAANPLYGRYNPRISPVDNINLPAALLSRFDIMFLMLDKPRREDDERLAQHVTHVHMHSAHPVIDPPPISPSLLRSYIALARKKRPTVPQQISEYIISAYVNLRKHHQKEEASGRSFTYTSARTLLSVIRLSQALARMRNSNEVAREDVDEGLRLMEVSKASLDQDPDEDMEVGANRDVTDVSKIYRIIREMTTSGSGRKDPSSARLGGRVGRGRHNQAANDSDDEGGFKPIQNMREIRERVFAKGFTEERLLACINEYEQLDVWTRENNDSELRFLDNGAA encoded by the exons ATGTCCTTGATATCTGCTGCCAATTTCAAGACAAAATATGACTATTCGGCGGATATCGAAGTTATGAAAGGTTTCTTGACGAAGACCAAGGGACGTTCCATTTCCGCGAGTGATCTACTCGACGAGAATGAAGAGGGTGCGGAGCTTGATACTCACAATGAAGATTTCGACGTCGAAATGGATGATGAAGATGGCGGTTCCAACCAAAG GCTGAGATACGTTGAACAGATGCAACTTGTGGCTGATCGAGAACAATCGAAATTCGTCATTGATCTCGAAGACCTGCGTAGATCACGCGACCCGGAGCAGCTCCGATTATTGGAGAACATCTCACAAAACACACTACGATACGTCCAACTGTTCTATCGGGTGATTGACGAATTGCTTCCCGAACCAACGGATCCCATCAGTCTCAGAAACAAATACGACGTTTTGGATGTGATTATGCATCAACGACGTGAGAAGAATCTTATGAATGACGAAGCTGGCGAGGCCACTTTCCCCCCCATTCTAACCCGAAGATA CAACCTCTATTTCCGAGCCCCGCGATCCTCCACTACCTTGGCCGTTAGACAAGTCAAGGCTGTGCATTTGGGCAAATTAATATCAATCCGAGGAATAGTCACTAGAGTCTCGGAGGTCAAACCATTACTGCTGGTCAACGCATTTTCGTGTGATGCATGCGGTTCGGAAATTTTTCAAGAGGTCGAAAGTAGAAACTTGACACCATTGACTGAATGTCCCTCGGAAGAATGCGTCAAAAACGGAACCAAGGGCAATCTAGTCATGCAAACTCGTGCCTGTAAATTCGAACCCTTTCAAGAAGTTAAACTCCAAGAGATG gcggACCAAGTTCCAGTTGGGCACATACCTCGTTCCATGACTTTGCATTTATATGGTCCATTGGTCCGGTCTAATTCTCCAGGAGATGTCGTCAATGTGACTGGGATATTCATTCCAACGCCTTATCAAGGATTCAAAGGTGTTAGAGCCGGTCTACTGACTGACACCTATCTAGAATGTCACCACATTTCTCAGCTCCGCAAATCGTACGAATCTCTCGAAATCACACCCGAGATTATTAGTGAGATCGAAGAGATGGCTAATAATGAGCACAACTTTTACGACCGTCTGGCCAACTCAATTGCCCCTGAAATCTATGGGCACCAGGATGTCAAGAAAATATTGCTTCTGCTTCTCATAGGTGGTGTTTCAAAAGAAGTTGGCGATGGTATGAAAATTCGTGGTGATATCAATGTTTGCCTCATGGGTGATCCCGGAGTGGCTAAATCCCAGCTGTTAAAATACATCAGTAAAGTAGCCCCTCGTGGTGTCTACACGACTGGTCGAGGATCTTCGGGGGTTGGTCTTACCGCCGCTGTTATGCGGGATCCAGTCACAGATGAGATGGTGCTTG aGGGCGGAGCACTAGTACTAGCGGACAACGGGATATGTTGCATTGACGAGTTTGACAAAATGGACGAGTCCGACCGGACAGCAATTCACGAAGTGATGGAGCAACAAACTATTTCGATCTCAAAAGCTGGGATCACGACCACCCTCAACGCTCGTACTTCTATACTGGCCGCCGCCAACCCGTTGTACGGTCGATACAATCCCAGGATCAGTCCGGTCGACAACATCAATCTACCGGCTGCTTTGCTTAGTCGATTTGATATCATGTTTTTGATGTTGGACAAGCCCAGACGAGAGGATGATGAAAGACTGGCACAGCATGTGACACATGTACACATGCACAGTGCTCATCCCGTCATCGACCCCCCACCAATTTCACCATCTTTACTCAGGAGTTACATCGCTCTGGCCCGGAAAAAACGACCGACCGTTCCACAACAGATTTCTGAATACATCATATCGGCCTATGTCAATCTGCGAAAGCATCACCAAAAGGAAGAAGCAAGTGGAAGGTCATTCACCTACACCTCTGCGCGAACCTTATTGAGTGTCATTCGACTTTCCCAAGCTCTTGCCCGAATGCGAAACTCGAATGAGGTGGCGAGAGAAGATGTTGACGAGGGTTTGCGGCTGATGGAAGTCTCGAAAGCCAGTTTGGATCAGGATCCGGACGAAGACATGGAAGTGGGTGCAAATCGAGACGTGACCGATGTCAGTAAAATCTACCGGATCATTCGGGAAATGACCACCAGTGGGTCTGGCAGAAAAGATCCATCTTCTGCAAGACTTGGTGGAAGGGTCGGCCGTGGCAGACACAATCAAGCCGCAAATGACAGCGACGATGAAGGAGGATTCAAACCTATTCAGAACATGCGAGAGATTCGTGAACGGGTCTTCGCAAAAGGTTTCACCGAAGAGCGACTACTT GCTTGTATCAACGAGTACGAACAATTGGATGTCTGGACACGCGAGAATAATGATAGTGAACTCCGGTTTTTGGATAATGGAGCCGCTTGA